From Toxotes jaculatrix isolate fToxJac2 chromosome 1, fToxJac2.pri, whole genome shotgun sequence, a single genomic window includes:
- the eva1a gene encoding protein eva-1 homolog A, which yields MSAPATGSPNMEVEVVSQEMALLSNILAAYTFIADQPERTALVFLGGVCVGLLVTLCAIVFQIHCRADCNYGNSNNLRHRQRNRHHHRTGPAGDSESEDWDDTSDLSARRRRRFERALLHATMFTSAEELDRAQRLEERERILREIWMNGQPDISTVTQSLNRYY from the exons ATGAGCGCTCCAGCAACAGGAAGCCCAAAtatggaggtggaggtggtctcACAGGAGATGGCGTTGCTCAGTAACATACTGGCAGCTTACACCTTCATTGCAG atCAACCTGAGAGGACAGCACTGGTGTTtctgggtggtgtgtgtgttggccttcTAGTCACACTCTGCGCCATCGTCTTCCAGATACACTGTCGAGCAGACTGCAACTATGGAAACAGTAACAACCTTCGCCATCGCCAAAGGAACAGGCATCATCACC GGACTGGGCCTGCAGGGGACAGCGAGTCAGAGGACTGGGATGACACGTCCGACCTGTCGGCACGACGACGCAGGCGCTTTGAGAGAGCTCTGCTGCACGCCACCATGTTCACATCAGCTGagg AGCTGGACCGTGCCCAGCGGCTAGAAGAGCGGGAAAGGATTCTGCGAGAGATCTGGATGAATGGACAACCAGACATCAGTACAGTCACTCAAAGCCTCAACAGATATTACTGA
- the xkr5b gene encoding XK-related protein 5b, with protein MRDYTATPSHEGSCMPCCQVCVFFFTAFLIVAERTALIYCFVYYLWVGHNYCYAYLAGFTALFLLPGWGPQWLSYLWYLSDGRIRRKSLTWTHILHLGIFKRLWECMRLPDEDVYGEIMQQADVSALRLFEALVVTLPQTLLQTYVLICTDIGIKSPASVCFAVCLLSLAWALVLYARACSLIRPGHLQMTPAAILCRLLWRVSMLGSRFAVLMLFTRIFKQWILGVIGVHWLGATFWMVSQQTDIIRSTSRWRLFNLVLGAIHIFLFLNVKYGQSRYRMAGFYLAMFLENAFLLLASSWLFTMVSWDTVGIPAAVFSSFLIGVIALVLYYRFLHPKSFEIFQSIRNRGIGGACMDRGSTLSLEEKVTPTFHRHTTLSGGGTLMDLPIQWEGWKHHHWLLIRLALKTGDVAKIWSAYGEGGLAGLMGLSEEIHSPDEPYVPRVPPVQPPVPQISQPAPQPAPPQVTQAPQVREVVQPPKPPLTSVVARPVRKAPPTTIHDMRRFPEIIPVQEAILEETAEEESSAPPSEEKGDEEFQSAAYGSPTPSSPRQPGSLRHIDSNAATLTEASSSVGSLDIKTPGWSPERRSPLLIGSPERKAGIPGESSTTLYFSADAQSPSSGSYLGWGSELSPISSYRSPYRIREARFVTSTPRLEPRAGAESPSPAPIVVIPATPGTTPGTTPGGTPAASTPAASTPAASTPVASTSAASTPAASTPAASTPGASTPGATTPSTPVVPLTPVISHARKQIVQFVDFRERAV; from the exons ATGAGAGACTACACGGCGACTCCCAGCCATGAAGGCTCCTGTATGCCCTGCTGCCAAgtttgcgtcttcttctttaCCGCATTTCTCATCGTTGCAGAGAGGACGGCGC TGATCTATTGCTTTGTGTACTATCTGTGGGTGGGTCACAACTACTGCTATGCCTACCTTGCCGGCTTCACCGCATTGTTCCTGTTGCCAG GCTGGGGTCCTCAGTGGCTCAGTTACCTGTGGTACCTGTCAGACGGACGCATCCGCAGGAAGTCTCTCACCTGGACACATATACTTCACCTGGGTATCTTCAAAAG GCTGTGGGAGTGTATGCGTCTGCCAGACGAGGATGTCTATGGTGAGATCATGCAGCAGGCGGATGTATCTGCCTTGCGTCTGTTTGAGGCCTTGGTGGTCACCCTCCCCCAGACTCTGCTGCAGACCTATGTGCTCATCTGTACTGATATAGGCATCAAATCTCCAG cctcagtgtgttttgcagtgtgtttgctgtctcTCGCCTGGGCCTTGGTCCTTTATGCCAGAGCCTGTTCACTCATCAGACCGGGACACTTACAAATGACCCCTGCTGCTATTCTCTGTCGGCTGCTGTGGAGG gTCAGTATGTTGGGATCTCGATTTGCTGTTCTCATGCTCTTCACACGTATCTTCAAACAGTGGATCCTGGGAGTCATCG gTGTGCACTGGCTGGGTGCAACGTTCTGGATGGTGTCTCAGCAGACCGACATCATACGTTCAACTAGTCGATGGAGACTCTTCAACCTCGTTCTGGGAGCCATTcacatctttctcttcctcaatGTGAAGTACGGTCAATCCAGATACCGCATGGCTGGGTTCTACCTG gCCATGTTCCTAGAGAAcgcttttcttcttctggccTCCTCCTGGTTGTTTACCATGGTTTCCTGGGATACTGTTGGCATCCCAGCAGCAGTGTTCTCCAGCTTCCTCATTG GAGTGATAGCATTGGTGCTGTACTATCGTTTCCTCCACCCTAAATCCTTTGAGATTTTCCAGAGTATTCGGAACAGAGGGATAGGTGGAGCCTGCATGGACCGCGGGTCTACACTTTCATTGGAGGAGAAAGTTACGCCCACTTTCCATCGCCACACAACACTGTCTG GAGGTGGGACTCTCATGGACCTTCCAATCCAATGGGAGGGCTGGAAACATCACCATTGGCTGCTGATTCGCTTGGCCCTGAAGACGGGGGATGTAGCAAAGATCTGGTCAGCGTATGGCGAAGGTGGTCTGGCCGGATTGATGGGTCTGTCCGAAGAAATTCACTCCCCGGATGAACCTTATGTCCCTCGG GTACCACCTGTTCAGCCGCCGGTTCCTCAGATCTCACAGCCAGCTCCTCAGCCAGCTCCACCACAGGTGACCCAGGCTCCACAG GTGAGAGAGGTGGTCCAGCCACCAAAACCACCTCTCACCAGTGTAGTGGCCAGACCAGTGAGGAAAGCTCCTCCCACAACAATCCATGATATGAGAAGGTTTCCAGAGATTATCCCGGTCCAAGAGGCCATTCTTGAGGAAACTGCAGAAGAGGAGTCCAGCGCTCCACCATCAGAGGAAAAAG gtGATGAGGAGTTTCAGAGTGCAGCGTACGGCTCACCCACACCTTCTTCTCCACGGCAACCAGGAAGCCTCCGCCACATCGACAGCAACGCTGCAACTTTGACCGAGGCTTCGTCTTCTGTAGGTTCCTTGGACATCAAGACTCCGGGTTGGTCACCTGAGCGACGTTCCCCCCTTCTGATTGGTTCCCCAGAGAGAAAAGCGGGGATCCCTGGAGAGTCCAGCACTACACTGTATTTCAGCGCAGATGCACAGTCTCCCTCCAGTGGGAGCTATCTCGGCTGGGGCTCCGAGCTGTCACCCATTTCCAGCTACCGAAGTCCCTACCGAATCAGAGAGGCTCGTTTTGTCACGTCCACCCCGCGACTGGAGCCTCGAGCTGGTGCTGAAAGTCCAAGCCCGGCCCCTATTGTTGTGATCCCTGCTACTCCAGGTACAACACCAGGCACCACCCCTGGCGGGACCCCTGCTGCTTCGACCCCTGCTGCTTCTACACCTGCTGCTTCAACACCCGTAGCTTCAACATCTGCAGCTTCAACACCTGCAGCTTCAACACCTGCAGCTTCAACCCCCGGTGCATCGACTCCTGGTGCTACTACTCCCAGTACTCCAGTCGTTCCACTCACTCCAGTCATCTCCCACGCTCGTAAACAGATAGTCCAGTTTGTGGACTTTAGAGAGAGGGCAGTGTAA